In the genome of Enterococcus hirae ATCC 9790, one region contains:
- a CDS encoding VWA domain-containing protein: MRTRKDSYFKIVILFVGLMSILLGIGMQKSFAETVDFAYTDSTGQRLTNGTAVGNTYNYDYGHAPEAVFDEENYVNYADRAYLKKSVKEDSETQGLFDVTLDVKGNQIGTPIDLVLVIDYSSSMTGEKLTNALIGLQQFGNELADSLANGNIRVGIVAYNREVYSTNGFSSNMNDLENFLKYTAESHSGTFMQKGLLAGQRLLLEKSRPEAEKLFIHIGDDSANRSYLPVQGAKEYPNEGEIIDYNGYHTDRYIQDFQTDSDKYYTTNSNPSDPNAISVSSSIVTDATLGTIVSLKHSGFTCYSIATAPSARGEYIGRNLASKPQQYLTTDENLSGLGSALTEIANQIDKTIPNGTITDPMGQDILLQGAGEFNERSYQLVGWRKNEQGNWEQANDVVADVVVSEANQTITIANIALGENERLTCTYQVRLNTENTHFKGETWYLCNGRTTLAPTNESELLDFPIPSIKAPTTTIQVAKKWKNVAASEIPETIDYVISRSSVVDPTSWQSSAVLSLRKQDNYQATIKELPVGNEKAVLPKYNNQGEDFTYQVAEVNVPDEFESTVTNNGNSFVITNTKKTTEPSTTEPSTTESSMTESSAIDLRNSGPSTTKKEAMLQIASESSTDSEAEQLPKTNEHSSSILVFLGTMIVGSVGYYLIRKIR; the protein is encoded by the coding sequence ATGAGAACGAGAAAAGACAGCTATTTCAAGATAGTGATTTTATTCGTAGGATTAATGAGTATTTTACTGGGAATAGGGATGCAAAAATCATTTGCGGAGACGGTTGATTTTGCTTATACCGATTCTACGGGACAACGTTTAACAAATGGAACAGCAGTAGGGAATACCTATAATTATGATTATGGCCATGCACCAGAAGCCGTATTTGACGAAGAAAATTATGTTAATTACGCCGACCGTGCATATTTAAAAAAGAGTGTCAAAGAAGATAGCGAGACACAAGGTTTATTTGATGTCACGTTAGATGTGAAAGGCAACCAGATCGGAACACCGATTGATTTAGTTTTGGTGATCGATTATTCTTCCTCCATGACTGGCGAAAAATTAACCAATGCTTTAATCGGATTACAACAATTTGGCAATGAATTAGCGGATTCGTTAGCTAATGGGAATATCCGCGTGGGGATTGTAGCATACAATCGAGAGGTTTATTCAACAAATGGTTTTTCAAGTAATATGAATGACTTAGAGAACTTCTTGAAATATACCGCTGAGTCACATTCGGGAACATTTATGCAAAAAGGATTATTAGCAGGGCAACGGTTATTATTGGAGAAAAGTCGGCCAGAAGCGGAAAAACTATTTATTCATATTGGTGATGACAGTGCCAATCGTAGTTATCTTCCAGTACAAGGAGCGAAAGAGTATCCAAATGAGGGAGAGATCATTGATTATAATGGCTACCATACCGATCGTTATATTCAAGATTTTCAAACTGATTCTGACAAATACTATACGACGAACAGTAACCCTTCTGATCCCAATGCAATTTCTGTTAGTAGTTCAATTGTGACAGATGCGACCTTAGGAACGATTGTTTCTCTCAAGCATTCGGGTTTTACCTGTTATTCGATAGCGACAGCACCTTCTGCTCGAGGGGAATATATTGGGCGAAACTTAGCTTCTAAACCGCAACAATACCTTACAACCGATGAAAATCTAAGCGGTTTGGGTTCTGCCTTAACAGAGATCGCCAACCAAATTGATAAAACGATTCCTAATGGTACGATCACTGATCCTATGGGGCAAGACATTTTACTCCAAGGAGCGGGTGAGTTTAATGAACGCTCCTATCAATTAGTCGGTTGGCGAAAAAATGAACAAGGAAATTGGGAACAAGCCAATGATGTAGTGGCTGATGTAGTTGTATCGGAAGCGAACCAAACGATTACGATTGCAAATATTGCATTAGGGGAAAATGAACGGCTTACGTGTACCTATCAAGTCCGTTTAAACACTGAAAATACTCATTTTAAAGGCGAAACTTGGTATTTGTGTAATGGACGGACAACGTTAGCACCAACAAATGAAAGTGAATTACTTGATTTTCCAATCCCTTCAATCAAGGCACCGACAACCACAATCCAAGTAGCAAAAAAATGGAAAAATGTAGCGGCATCCGAGATCCCAGAGACTATTGACTATGTGATTAGCAGGAGTTCGGTCGTTGATCCTACGAGTTGGCAAAGTTCAGCGGTGCTTTCTTTAAGAAAACAAGATAATTATCAAGCGACGATCAAGGAACTGCCAGTGGGCAACGAAAAAGCGGTCTTACCAAAATACAATAATCAAGGAGAAGACTTTACTTATCAAGTAGCGGAAGTGAATGTACCTGATGAGTTTGAGAGTACCGTAACCAATAATGGCAATTCTTTTGTGATCACGAATACGAAAAAAACGACCGAACCAAGCACAACGGAACCAAGCACCACAGAATCAAGTATGACCGAATCAAGCGCCATCGACTTAAGAAACTCTGGACCAAGTACAACTAAAAAAGAGGCGATGCTCCAGATTGCTTCTGAATCTTCGACTGATTCTGAAGCGGAACAGTTACCAAAAACAAATGAACATTCCTCATCCATTCTGGTCTTTCTGGGAACGATGATCGTCGGATCGGTGGGTTATTATTTGATTCGTAAAATAAGATAG
- a CDS encoding helix-turn-helix domain-containing protein has translation MEIFNDFFGNDVKKEIELLHFLYHQKRFVTIEEMSQALNMDRRSIYKYYDVLSNHSLMTDESREPIFHTKHGLGYKFTGTKTDYKTLIRKILQENPFFNLFETLLLENEVNLVKFAYENYLSESTVRKRSYELETLLQPLGFTVKK, from the coding sequence ATGGAAATATTCAATGATTTTTTTGGAAATGATGTCAAAAAAGAAATCGAACTTTTGCATTTTTTATATCATCAAAAGCGCTTTGTAACGATTGAAGAAATGAGCCAAGCCCTCAATATGGATCGGCGTTCGATCTACAAATATTACGATGTTCTAAGCAATCATTCCCTAATGACAGATGAAAGTCGTGAACCAATTTTTCATACAAAACATGGTCTCGGCTATAAATTCACAGGAACCAAAACAGACTATAAAACGTTGATTCGTAAAATATTACAAGAAAATCCTTTTTTCAATTTATTTGAAACTTTATTGTTGGAAAATGAAGTGAATCTAGTCAAATTCGCCTACGAGAATTATTTATCCGAATCTACTGTACGAAAGCGAAGCTATGAACTAGAAACGCTACTACAGCCATTGGGGTTTACCGTAAAAAAATAA